Part of the Bacteroidota bacterium genome is shown below.
TTAAATGTTTCGCATTAATTGCAAATGCGAATGTATATTATTTAACTAAAATTGGTAAGATATTGTTTTGTTAACGGAACAAAAAAACAGAAAATTCCGTCTACTATCGTTTTATACCCACATTTGGTCTTGATAAATCGGTTATTAAAAAGTTGTTGGCTTTATTGGTTTCCATCAAATTTGTATGCTTTAAATATTTAAACCGAACATGAAAACACGTATCATATTATTTTTATTTGTATTGGGTTCTGTTAACCTGTTTGCACAGGTTGATGATCCAAAAGGGGTTATTCAAAACCCAAAGGGATTCAAAGAAAAGTCGCATAATTTTTTTATGGGCAAAAGGCTGAAAATGGCCACCGGCCAACGCGATACTTTTTATACGCTAAACGTACAGTTTAACAAGGATACTACAGAGCGTGGCATCAAATACCGTTACCTTGATTCGCTTTACAATGACTTGTTAGCACGCAATACAGAACTAAATCGTAAACACAAAGGTTTGCAGGCTGATTACGCGGAAATGAATCAACGTTATACTGATTTGTTGAAATCGTCATTAAGCAAAACGGAGCAACTGAATATGGCTTTGAAGCAAAAGGAAGACATGCTTTCGGCACGTGAAAAAAGACTGGCTGAATTAGAAGCTATTATTCGCAGACAAGATTCTATTACCAATGCTTTGAACGAAATAGTAAAACGCGCTTTGTTAAGTTTTAACAGTGATGAGTTAACGGTTGAAATGAAAAACGGAAAGGTATATGTTTCTTTAAGCGATAAATTGTTGTTTAAATCGGGCAGTGCTGATATTGAAGAAAAAGGTCAGGATGCGATTAAAAAGTTGGCTGAAGTGTTAAACAAAAACCCTGAAATAGATGTGTTAATTGAAGGCCATACTGATAATGTGCCTTTACGTAACAGCGCTAACTTTAAAGACAACTGGGAGTTGAGTACGGAACGTGCTACTAATATTGTAAGAATTTTAAGCGATGTAAGTAAAGTAAACCCTAAACGTTTAACAGCAGCCGGTCGTAGCGAATACATGCCTAAAATGACTAACGATACACCTGAAGGCAGAGCCAAAAACCGCAGGACTGAAATTATTCTGACACCTAAATTGGATGAGTTGTATAAACTGATTGATAAAAAATAAGCATTGCTTATTCCCCCCTGATTTTATATTTTAAACTTTGCAATTGCATTTCAAACCAGGATGGTTCTCTTAATTGGAACCATCCTGGTTTTTTATTATATGCAGGATTTAAAAACACATTTACATAAATAGCTCCCTGCTCGTAGGTGTGTCCGTACCAGTTTTTATACAATGAATCTCTTTGTGGTTTGGTAAACTCTGCATTTACATTTGATTGTAATAACATAGGCAAGGTGTCCATGTTTAAATCGTTTAAGGGTTGAATGTTTAACCCTTCTTGCTTGTCCAAATAACGTATATCGCCTCCTGTGCTAATGGGTGCGTAGGAGTAAAAAAGTGAATCGCCAAAATCATGCATGATGCGTTTTTCTATAGCAAAAAAACTGCGGTATTGTAAGTTGCTATCGGCAATTACTTTGCCGGGGTAATACATATAGTTGCCTATTAATAAGCTTGCCATCATGGTTATAAAAGGCCATTTTATTTTTGGCAATCCTGCAATTACCAATAACAAAACCATAAACTGGCTGATTAAAAAATACCGATGTCCTATTGTATTATACAAGAATACGGCCATGCAGATACTATTCACTAAAAGTATAATAGCTGTATATATGAATAGTTTTTTATTGATTTGTTTTTTTGCCCATACGTATATGAATAGCATGTATGGAATTAGCATACCGTTATCAACCAAGCGCCATATAATTAAAAACACGCTTTGTATAAACTGTCCTGCTCCTTTTATGTTATTGTGTTCGGTATAGTTGGGTGAAAGAAAAGCCCAGCCAAAATGCATTTGATGCGCCCACAACCATAAGGCAAGTGTAATACTTGCCGGAAGAAATAGCATAAGCCCGTTCTTTACAAAAGTCCCAAAGTTTTGTTTTGTTTCATAGCATTGGTAAGCGTAAATAAAGCCAAATGCCAACAGGAAAAAATTAGCCTGCAAATGGGTTATTTCCATTAGCACACTGCTTACTATAAACAAAACAGTACGTTTAGTAATTAAACTATACAGGCATAATAACACCCATAAAAAAAACAAAGGTGTGTTTAGCAAAAGTGCTTGTTGTGCTACAAATACTGAGTACATGCACGAAAGCAATACGGCTGTATTGGCTTTTGTTTCTGTTGTAAACAGCAAAGCTATTTTCCGCAAAACAAGTATGGTGCAAAAACCTATGAGTATAATTAAAGCATGGGCAACCCAAAGCGACTTACCGAAAATGGTCCAGCAAACAGCCAGCAAATATGGAAATAATGTTGGATGTCCGGGATCAGCCAGAGGCGGATACCAAATGGTTTGCAGGTTATTGTCGTATATATTTAAAGCTACTTTTGCGGTGGAGGTAACTGCATCGCCATGAAAAGGATCGTTTTTAACTACTAGGAAAAATATGGAACAGGCTAACGCAATGAGGTAATAAATATACTTATTGAATAACTTTTCCATAGATAGCTTTTGTGATAACGGCACGCAAAATTTATAATTAATGGTATTATTGCATTGTGATTAAAACGCTACAACAATATAAATTTTTAAGCATATTTATAGTTTGTATACATGTACTTTACTTTTTTGTAGCCCTGCACTTTAAAGGAATTTACACGGTTGACTCGGAAGGCTATTTATATTTAGCTAACAATTTAATTGAATACCAAAGTGTTTATGCGGGCAATTTGCTGCAACCTTTATTGGTTGATTATTTTGCACTGCGCCCGCCTTTGTATGGCTATTTCATTGCTTTCAGCAAAGCTATTTATGCATCGGATTTTACTGTTCTGTTTTTGCAGAATATACTTTCGCTTGGCCTATTTTTTTATTTACTAAAGCTGCTTAAGCATTTAGCCATATCCGCTAAAATTACCAATATTGTTATTCCTGTTTACCTTATTTTATATCCTGCTCATTTTGTTTATACCAATACTATTATGAGTGAAACGGTATTTGAGGTGCTAATTTTTGCCTTGTTTTACCATACTTATTTTTTCTATACAAAGCCTTCCTTATGGCGTGTGTTTGTTATTTCTCTTATTATTGGTTTGGCTATGCTTACCAAGCCTGTTGCTATTTTAATCGGGCTAATTATTATTGGTTTAATGGTATTTGTTAAACCTTTTAAAATAAGTTATGTATTGATAGGAGTTTGCATTCCGTGTATTGCGTATTTTAGTTATGGCTATGCAGTAAAAGCGGAAACGGGTTATTTTCAGTTTACTTCCATGAAATCGTTTGCTACTTTAAGGTGTTTAGTAAAGTACAGTGCGGCTGATGTATATGGAAGTGATTATGCTGACAGCTTATGTACCAGCATTTATGATGGAGGTAACAAACAGGCAACGGTAGCTGCACGGTTTAACTATATTGATAGTTGCAGCAATCAATTTTTATTTAACCATAAACTGGCTTTGGCTAAAATATACTTGAAAGGTTGTGGCGTTTATTTACTGGACCCGGGCAGGTATGATTTATATAAACTGATTAACCAAAACAATGATCACGTAAGTGGTATGTTTGAAACCTTGCATCAGCAGGGAGTTAAAGCAATGGTGAAATATCTTTTTAAAATAAACCCAATAGGCTTGTTGGTATTGGGTTTATTGTTCTGTTGGAATATAGTAGTAGTTATTGCTTTTACAGCTATGGTATTTAAGGTAAACAACCCTATTAAATGGCTGATTGTACTTTTTGTATTGTACTTTATTTTCACCACAGGTATGATGGGTATTTCCAGATACCGGGTACATATTTTCCCTTTGTTATTACTGGCTTTTTGTCTTTGGGCAAATCAATCGAACTTTATAAAAAAACACTTACATGATTAACTTTCATTCGCCACTGGAGCCTTTACAGTTTGAAGTTTTTAAAGAAAAGAACATTGAAGTTTTTTTAAAGCGCGATGATTTAATACACCCTTTTGTAAGTGGTAACAAATGGCGCAAACTAAAATATACTTTGCACGATGCTAAAGCCAATAATAAAAAACATTTGGTAAGTTTTGGTGGTGCTTATAGCAACCATTTAAATGCATTGGCTTGTGCAGCGGCTATGTTTGGATTTAAAGCAACTGCTTTTGTAAGGGGTGAAGAAGTGGACAACCACATGTTGGCTTTAAATAAACTATGGGGCATGCACTTGATATTTATTGGCCGCGATGCCTATAAGGATAAACGGGCTTTGTTTAACCAATATTTTGGTAACGATACTGATGCTTATTTTGTTGATGAGGGTGGTGCTGGGCCATTGGGAGCCAAAGGCTGCGAAGACATAGTATATGAGCAGGGACCTGAATACAACAGAATTTTTTGTGCAGTAGGTACAGCCACTACTTTACAAGGTATTACACAAGCCATACAAAAAACCAAACTGACCACAAAGGCAGAAGGTATTTGTGTGTTAAAAGGCGCAGATAATATTGATGAACCGCTACAAACACTCAAGCTAAACAAGCACTATACTATACACCATCAATTTCATGAAGGAGGCTATGCCAAAACCAATGAAGAGTTATTTGCTTTTATTAAACTTTTTGCCAGCCAAACCGGTATTTTATTAGACCCTGTTTATACTGCTAAAATGATGAAAGCCGTATTTACTTTAGCGGAACAAAACTACTTTGCTCCGCATGAAAAAATAGTATGTGTGCATACGGGTGGCTTACTGGGTTTACTTAGTAAGCTTTAGCTTATTTCTGTATTAAAATTTTACGCACCAATTGCTTGCCTGACTCTGTGTTTAGTTTTACAAAGTAAAAACCATCATTTAAATGAGTTGTGCTTAAAACAATCGGCTGGCTAGTGTTTACTGTTTTAGTTAGTACGGTTACTCCCAAAGCATTTATAATGCTTGCCTCTGCTTGTTCATTGCTTAAATTGGTTTCAATGGTTAACACATCTTTTACCGGGTTAGGATAAACGCTTGCTTCAATTTTATTATTCACTAAGTCGTCAGCAGCACCTAAACTGATTTTACCTGTTATACTGCTTTTATAAAACCTGAAACCTCCT
Proteins encoded:
- a CDS encoding pyridoxal-phosphate dependent enzyme → MINFHSPLEPLQFEVFKEKNIEVFLKRDDLIHPFVSGNKWRKLKYTLHDAKANNKKHLVSFGGAYSNHLNALACAAAMFGFKATAFVRGEEVDNHMLALNKLWGMHLIFIGRDAYKDKRALFNQYFGNDTDAYFVDEGGAGPLGAKGCEDIVYEQGPEYNRIFCAVGTATTLQGITQAIQKTKLTTKAEGICVLKGADNIDEPLQTLKLNKHYTIHHQFHEGGYAKTNEELFAFIKLFASQTGILLDPVYTAKMMKAVFTLAEQNYFAPHEKIVCVHTGGLLGLLSKL
- a CDS encoding flagellar motor protein MotB — its product is MKTRIILFLFVLGSVNLFAQVDDPKGVIQNPKGFKEKSHNFFMGKRLKMATGQRDTFYTLNVQFNKDTTERGIKYRYLDSLYNDLLARNTELNRKHKGLQADYAEMNQRYTDLLKSSLSKTEQLNMALKQKEDMLSAREKRLAELEAIIRRQDSITNALNEIVKRALLSFNSDELTVEMKNGKVYVSLSDKLLFKSGSADIEEKGQDAIKKLAEVLNKNPEIDVLIEGHTDNVPLRNSANFKDNWELSTERATNIVRILSDVSKVNPKRLTAAGRSEYMPKMTNDTPEGRAKNRRTEIILTPKLDELYKLIDKK